One genomic window of Desulfonatronovibrio magnus includes the following:
- a CDS encoding DUF47 domain-containing protein — MKLNFFGLLTQKSPMERLLEHYDKIQQSVEIINESLECYIGGGQCVEFKSLQSSLNDLESQADKIIRYIRNHLPRSLFMPVDKVLFLSYTSAQDDILDSAQEALNWLSMRTMIIPEAFQKELIYLVDDVGNMVYLLGPALKDTVSLVHLENLDRQGTKDQYRKIRNKKNEIFRAKNELTRKIYNSEIDFKDIHQLIHFTEKMYAMCHSCSKCVEILRSMIAR, encoded by the coding sequence ATGAAGTTAAATTTTTTTGGGCTCCTCACTCAGAAATCTCCCATGGAAAGACTCCTGGAGCATTATGATAAAATTCAACAGTCAGTAGAAATAATTAATGAGTCATTGGAATGCTATATTGGCGGTGGACAATGCGTAGAATTCAAGAGTCTGCAAAGCAGCTTGAACGACCTGGAGTCACAGGCAGATAAAATTATTCGCTATATAAGAAATCATTTGCCTCGCAGCCTTTTTATGCCAGTAGACAAAGTACTTTTTCTGAGCTATACAAGCGCTCAGGACGATATACTGGACTCAGCCCAGGAAGCACTGAACTGGCTTTCCATGAGGACTATGATCATACCCGAGGCATTCCAGAAGGAACTGATTTATCTTGTAGATGATGTTGGCAACATGGTGTACCTGCTGGGTCCTGCCTTGAAAGATACTGTGTCTCTTGTTCACCTTGAGAACCTCGATCGGCAGGGAACTAAAGATCAATACCGTAAAATCAGAAACAAAAAGAATGAAATATTCAGAGCCAAAAATGAACTGACCAGAAAAATTTATAATTCTGAAATTGATTTTAAAGATATTCACCAACTCATTCACTTCACAGAAAAAATGTACGCCATGTGTCACAGTTGCAGTAAATGTGTAGAAATTTTACGATCCATGATCGCCAGGTAA
- a CDS encoding inorganic phosphate transporter, translating to MEFFDIFLYLSMAAGFLMAFSLGANDVANSMASAVGARAITVRQAVIIAGTLTFIGAVFLGSHVTATITRGIINPEHIADPRIMMLGMFSALMAASLWVLIASLTALPVSSTHSIVGSILGFGVVAGGPQVVNWWILSGVVLSWIISPLFAGSIAYFIFSHIRKFIFFKKDFLNQARIWAPRWIGLTALILGYSFIYKTPVGQDLNLSGTAALLATSSIAITAWFAGKIIVNRITREKEQKVEEVEGIFRRLQILTSSYVALSHGANDVANAIGPVAAIYILARHHELIQTAEIPIFMLVLGGLGLSAGIALLGKKVIATVGSKITTLTNTRGFAVDFSAATTVLIASNMGMPVSTTHACVGGVTGVGLARGFSAVNFKVLLRIVGYWLLTVPIAAFTCIIIFQILKWIFIY from the coding sequence GTGGAATTTTTTGACATATTTCTCTATCTGTCCATGGCTGCCGGGTTCCTTATGGCCTTCAGTCTTGGAGCCAACGATGTTGCCAATTCCATGGCTTCAGCTGTTGGCGCAAGAGCCATAACTGTTCGTCAGGCCGTAATCATTGCCGGTACATTGACCTTTATTGGAGCTGTTTTTTTAGGTTCCCATGTCACGGCGACAATAACAAGGGGTATAATTAATCCAGAGCATATAGCTGATCCACGTATCATGATGCTGGGCATGTTTTCCGCCCTCATGGCTGCTTCTCTATGGGTGCTTATTGCCAGCCTCACTGCTCTGCCTGTCTCATCAACTCATTCCATTGTGGGCAGCATTCTCGGTTTTGGTGTTGTTGCTGGCGGCCCACAAGTTGTCAACTGGTGGATATTATCCGGAGTCGTACTCTCGTGGATCATTTCACCTTTATTTGCAGGTTCTATTGCCTATTTTATCTTTTCCCATATCAGAAAGTTTATTTTTTTTAAAAAGGATTTTCTGAACCAGGCCAGGATTTGGGCTCCGCGCTGGATAGGCTTAACAGCTCTCATTCTTGGTTACTCATTCATATATAAAACTCCTGTAGGTCAAGACCTTAATCTTTCAGGAACTGCTGCTCTTCTTGCCACTTCATCTATTGCCATTACAGCCTGGTTCGCCGGCAAAATCATTGTTAATAGAATCACCAGAGAAAAAGAACAAAAAGTAGAGGAAGTAGAAGGAATATTCCGACGACTCCAGATTTTAACTTCATCTTATGTTGCATTGTCCCATGGAGCCAATGATGTTGCCAATGCAATTGGCCCTGTAGCAGCAATATACATCCTGGCGAGACACCATGAACTCATACAGACCGCAGAAATACCAATTTTCATGCTCGTACTGGGAGGACTTGGTCTTTCAGCCGGTATTGCCCTTCTCGGAAAAAAGGTGATTGCCACTGTTGGAAGCAAAATCACCACATTAACCAATACGCGAGGTTTCGCAGTTGATTTCAGCGCAGCCACAACCGTTCTCATAGCCTCAAATATGGGTATGCCTGTATCCACCACTCATGCCTGTGTTGGAGGTGTTACAGGTGTTGGACTGGCCAGAGGCTTCAGCGCTGTCAATTTCAAAGTGCTATTGCGTATTGTGGGCTATTGGTTGTTAACAGTTCCCATCGCTGCTTTTACTTGCATCATTATTTTCCAGATCCTGAAGTGGATTTTCATATATTAA
- a CDS encoding RNA ligase: MLNVQKYLAKNSLDDLALEFGVKVNTYADRVVLNYSMIDSPRFHPVCDECRGLILSMDDLGILSRSFDRFYNYGESLEHKGIDFNTLVAMDKEDGSLINVYHDGVRWNAASRKLAFAEGNTDSGGIFFDLFCQALSCDVQKAFSHMPQEKTYIFELCSRQNRIVKRYDSPQAYLLAVRDKYTGKYAGLDMTAEFSRIISRQGASVLLPETYRFSSLTEIMDAMKQLDTLDEGYVCVDEATGLRVKIKNPAYLAVYHLRENGNINPKRIVNLIFMNDHEEYLTYFEEDRKYFQPYILAYQRLMDNIRENYARFKDIENQKEYALAVKDLPVRDILFQLRRGRSIEQVFDSLFDHKKVELIEAFL; this comes from the coding sequence ATGCTTAATGTTCAAAAGTATCTGGCAAAGAATTCCTTGGATGATCTGGCACTGGAGTTTGGGGTCAAGGTCAATACCTACGCTGATCGTGTTGTTTTAAATTACTCCATGATCGACTCTCCGCGTTTTCATCCTGTCTGCGATGAGTGCAGGGGGCTGATACTCTCCATGGATGATCTCGGCATTCTTTCCAGATCATTTGATCGCTTCTACAACTATGGTGAAAGTTTGGAGCATAAGGGCATTGATTTCAACACCCTGGTTGCCATGGACAAGGAAGACGGCAGCCTGATCAATGTCTACCATGACGGAGTACGATGGAACGCGGCATCCCGCAAACTGGCGTTTGCAGAGGGGAATACTGACTCAGGTGGAATTTTCTTTGATCTGTTTTGTCAGGCCCTGAGCTGTGATGTACAGAAGGCATTTTCTCATATGCCCCAGGAAAAGACATATATTTTTGAGCTCTGCTCGCGCCAGAACCGAATAGTCAAACGCTACGACTCACCCCAGGCTTATTTGCTGGCAGTCAGGGACAAGTATACTGGAAAGTATGCCGGGCTGGACATGACAGCCGAATTTTCCAGAATTATTTCCAGGCAGGGAGCTTCAGTTCTTCTTCCGGAGACATACAGATTTTCTTCCCTTACAGAGATCATGGATGCCATGAAACAACTTGACACCCTTGACGAGGGGTATGTCTGCGTTGACGAGGCAACAGGGCTTCGCGTAAAGATCAAGAACCCGGCTTATCTTGCTGTGTATCATCTTAGAGAAAATGGGAATATCAACCCAAAACGTATAGTAAACCTCATCTTCATGAACGACCATGAAGAGTATCTGACTTATTTTGAGGAAGACAGAAAGTATTTTCAGCCATACATCCTCGCCTATCAACGATTAATGGACAATATCCGGGAAAACTACGCCCGCTTCAAAGATATTGAAAACCAGAAGGAGTATGCCCTGGCTGTCAAGGATCTGCCAGTAAGGGATATTCTATTTCAGTTACGTCGCGGACGCTCCATAGAGCAAGTGTTTGATTCTCTGTTTGATCATAAGAAAGTAGAGCTTATTGAAGCATTTCTATGA
- a CDS encoding ABC transporter substrate-binding protein — MKITLLTLFSLLILNTPAFFIYPIISTAKASEYRLIIAQSIKHPALDDVSKGIQDYFTEKNIPASFQSYILNSETSHEYLQWIADHSPHLILTIGTQASQIALEKVTSIPVVFSAVTDPVGAGLVDDLNSPGRLVTGLTDMSPVAAQLDMIIRIQPKLESLGMVYSEFEQNAVKIKDYLKLIAENHGIRLVTAPVTRQDMVLDRASDILEDIDALYVSTDNYVVSSIADLARLCASHKAPLYAADSSSVESGAVASLSINYYRMGLQTGAMSLRILNGADPKSMPVEKPRKFTIAINVQAAEEMEVSLPMDILIAADMVYSSFPGGIREQPCQQFIEMLQ, encoded by the coding sequence ATGAAAATCACCCTTCTGACACTTTTTTCCCTGCTGATCCTTAACACTCCTGCCTTTTTTATTTACCCAATCATTTCTACAGCCAAGGCCTCGGAATATCGCCTGATCATAGCTCAGTCCATCAAACATCCTGCTCTTGATGATGTTTCCAAGGGCATCCAGGATTACTTCACGGAGAAAAACATACCCGCCTCTTTCCAAAGCTACATCCTGAACTCCGAGACAAGCCATGAATACCTGCAATGGATTGCCGACCATTCTCCCCATCTGATTTTGACCATAGGCACTCAGGCTTCACAAATTGCCTTGGAAAAAGTTACCTCAATACCTGTAGTTTTTTCTGCGGTTACCGATCCTGTGGGGGCCGGATTAGTGGATGACTTGAACAGTCCTGGCAGATTAGTTACCGGACTTACAGACATGAGCCCTGTGGCCGCACAATTAGATATGATTATCAGGATCCAGCCCAAACTGGAAAGCCTGGGCATGGTTTATTCAGAATTTGAGCAGAATGCGGTAAAAATCAAGGATTACCTGAAATTAATAGCTGAAAACCATGGAATAAGGCTTGTCACTGCCCCGGTCACCCGTCAGGACATGGTCTTAGACAGAGCTTCGGATATTCTGGAAGATATTGACGCCCTTTATGTATCCACAGACAATTATGTTGTGTCCAGCATTGCAGACCTTGCCAGACTCTGTGCATCCCATAAGGCTCCCCTGTATGCGGCTGATTCCAGCTCTGTTGAGTCAGGGGCAGTGGCGTCCTTGAGTATTAACTATTACCGTATGGGGCTGCAGACTGGGGCCATGAGTCTGCGCATACTAAATGGTGCAGATCCCAAAAGCATGCCTGTGGAAAAACCAAGAAAGTTCACTATAGCTATAAATGTTCAGGCAGCCGAGGAAATGGAGGTTTCGCTCCCTATGGATATTTTAATAGCTGCAGATATGGTTTATTCTTCATTCCCGGGGGGCATCCGTGAACAGCCCTGTCAGCAGTTCATAGAAATGCTTCAATAA
- a CDS encoding AAA family ATPase, with protein MNTTQKPIKYLTIKGFMSIREMERFPLYGLNVLIGSNGAGKSNLVSYFHMLGEMVEGRLQKWTRNKGSADRIVSFGAKETKQIQSLIEFGLNGYKFTLEPTVDGGFSFGEEKLFFDDPYSGQEWTNLGSGHAESKLKDQYDNFGKGSRADYSYSSIANWKIFHFHDTSDSAGVKRLGSVHDNDYLRPDASNLAAFLYRLKDKHPQVYAQIKKTITLAIPFFDDFVLKPDELPTGEQQVRLLWRQKDSDYAFWPSQLSDGSIRFICLVTALLQPEPPSTMIIDEPELGLHPFAINLLGALLRSAAKRMQIIISTQSVPLVNEFSIDDLIVVERKFDATILKRYQEDEFKTWLADYSVGELWEKNILGGRPGS; from the coding sequence ATGAACACCACCCAAAAACCTATAAAATATCTGACTATTAAGGGATTTATGTCCATTAGAGAAATGGAGCGTTTCCCTCTGTACGGGCTGAACGTGCTTATCGGTTCCAACGGGGCAGGAAAAAGCAATCTTGTATCCTATTTTCACATGCTGGGTGAAATGGTTGAGGGCAGGCTGCAGAAATGGACAAGAAATAAGGGCTCGGCAGACCGTATCGTTAGCTTTGGAGCAAAGGAAACCAAGCAAATTCAGTCACTTATTGAGTTTGGACTGAATGGGTACAAATTCACACTTGAGCCGACTGTTGACGGAGGTTTTTCCTTTGGCGAGGAAAAACTTTTTTTTGATGACCCTTATTCTGGTCAAGAATGGACAAACCTGGGCTCCGGGCATGCAGAGTCAAAATTGAAAGATCAGTATGACAATTTTGGAAAGGGCTCAAGGGCAGATTACAGTTATAGCTCTATTGCCAACTGGAAAATATTTCACTTTCACGATACCAGCGACAGCGCTGGAGTCAAAAGACTGGGTTCAGTTCACGATAACGATTATCTACGACCTGATGCATCCAACCTGGCCGCTTTTTTGTATCGTCTCAAGGATAAGCATCCACAGGTATACGCACAGATAAAAAAAACAATAACTCTGGCCATTCCATTTTTTGATGATTTTGTTCTCAAACCCGATGAATTGCCTACCGGGGAACAACAAGTCCGCCTTCTGTGGCGACAGAAAGACAGTGATTATGCTTTCTGGCCCAGCCAGTTATCCGATGGTTCAATCCGCTTTATCTGCCTGGTTACAGCCCTGTTGCAACCTGAACCACCTTCTACAATGATTATTGATGAGCCAGAGCTTGGACTTCATCCCTTCGCCATCAACCTGCTGGGAGCCCTTCTCCGATCAGCCGCTAAAAGGATGCAGATTATTATCTCCACTCAATCTGTTCCCCTTGTTAATGAATTTTCCATTGATGATCTAATCGTTGTGGAAAGAAAATTTGATGCGACAATTCTTAAACGTTACCAAGAAGATGAGTTCAAAACATGGCTGGCTGATTATTCTGTAGGAGAGCTTTGGGAAAAAAATATTCTTGGCGGGAGGCCCGGATCATGA
- a CDS encoding STAS domain-containing protein: MISEDKMELASITNEKALIITVSGRLDTTTAQDFETKCLEMIAQGDKNFIVDLKDVEYISSAGLRSILSVGKKIRSDNGNLAFCSLRGMVKEVFEISGFSSIFTIHDTREQAIEAI; the protein is encoded by the coding sequence ATGATTAGTGAGGATAAAATGGAATTAGCGAGCATAACCAACGAAAAAGCATTAATAATTACAGTAAGCGGGCGATTGGACACAACCACAGCCCAAGACTTTGAAACCAAATGTCTTGAAATGATTGCCCAGGGCGATAAAAATTTCATTGTTGACCTTAAGGATGTTGAATACATAAGCAGTGCTGGTCTCAGAAGCATTCTGTCTGTTGGCAAAAAAATCAGATCAGACAATGGAAATCTGGCATTTTGCTCATTGCGTGGAATGGTCAAGGAGGTTTTTGAAATATCCGGCTTTTCTTCAATCTTCACAATTCACGATACCAGGGAGCAAGCCATTGAGGCAATCTGA
- a CDS encoding YeeE/YedE thiosulfate transporter family protein: MQNDKAWSPYLAGALAGLVSVLSVWIAGQYFGASTTFVRAAGMFESIFSPERVAQIEYYVRVAPRVDWQWMFVAGILIGSFIAAWTSGTFKKQWVPDMWQSKFGMTPVKRGIMAFFGGAIAMVGARMADGUPSGHGLSGTLQLSVSGFISLVCFFGAGIYIANVIYGGGKK; the protein is encoded by the coding sequence ATGCAGAATGACAAAGCGTGGAGTCCCTATCTGGCCGGTGCTTTGGCCGGACTTGTATCTGTACTTTCCGTCTGGATAGCTGGACAGTATTTTGGAGCTTCTACCACTTTTGTTAGGGCGGCTGGAATGTTTGAGAGTATTTTTTCCCCTGAAAGGGTGGCTCAAATTGAGTACTATGTTCGTGTAGCACCCCGTGTGGACTGGCAGTGGATGTTTGTGGCAGGCATACTGATCGGATCATTCATCGCTGCCTGGACTTCAGGAACATTTAAAAAACAGTGGGTCCCTGACATGTGGCAAAGCAAGTTCGGAATGACCCCGGTTAAGAGAGGGATAATGGCCTTTTTTGGCGGAGCAATAGCCATGGTGGGAGCAAGAATGGCTGATGGCTGACCCAGTGGTCATGGGTTGAGCGGTACGCTTCAACTATCTGTTAGTGGCTTTATATCTCTTGTATGCTTTTTTGGAGCAGGAATATACATTGCTAATGTTATTTATGGAGGTGGCAAAAAATGA
- a CDS encoding DUF4276 family protein, producing the protein MIRIHVICEGQTEELFVNELLHSHFISKGVLLIPALIGKPGHKGGNMRFERLLSDIRSRLLGDTTAYCTTFFDFYGLPGDFPGKTESLEHSSHAVKAQCVIKAFFDKIEQILGKDPVRILIPYVQMYEFEGLLFSDVQSLAIGINRPDLYGRFKVVRAVFNTPEEINDNPETSPSKRVMKFYPGYEKPIHGALAAIEMGLEVIREQCPLFNGWLTNLENLQEE; encoded by the coding sequence ATGATTCGAATACATGTAATCTGTGAAGGCCAGACTGAAGAGCTATTTGTCAATGAGCTGCTCCACAGTCATTTTATTTCAAAGGGTGTCCTTCTTATTCCTGCCTTGATCGGTAAGCCCGGACATAAAGGCGGCAACATGAGGTTTGAGAGGCTGTTGTCTGACATCAGGTCGAGATTGCTGGGTGATACAACAGCTTACTGCACCACCTTTTTTGATTTCTATGGCCTGCCCGGTGATTTTCCCGGCAAAACAGAATCGCTGGAGCATAGTAGTCATGCAGTCAAGGCGCAATGCGTAATCAAAGCTTTTTTTGACAAGATTGAACAGATACTTGGAAAAGATCCAGTTCGCATATTAATTCCATATGTCCAGATGTATGAATTTGAAGGCCTTCTTTTCAGCGACGTACAATCCCTGGCCATAGGGATCAACCGTCCTGATCTTTATGGCCGATTTAAAGTGGTCCGGGCTGTTTTCAACACACCTGAAGAAATCAATGATAATCCGGAAACTTCTCCGAGTAAACGGGTTATGAAATTCTACCCAGGGTATGAAAAACCTATTCACGGCGCATTAGCCGCCATTGAAATGGGTCTTGAAGTTATAAGGGAACAATGCCCGTTATTCAATGGTTGGCTGACCAACCTTGAAAATCTCCAAGAAGAATAA
- a CDS encoding ATP-binding protein, translating to MRQSDSDEYSWINLPGTNDNLAHFQEFLLDQARARNASPQIVQKLDLILEEVLLNIMNYAFPADTPGIIKAGLRVNPQNMLDIRIIDEGSSFDPSAKPDPDTTLAVEDREIGGLGIFLVRQMADNISYKRENGQNILDICFSLETKQ from the coding sequence TTGAGGCAATCTGACAGTGATGAATATTCCTGGATTAACCTTCCAGGCACTAATGACAACCTGGCTCATTTCCAGGAATTTTTACTTGATCAGGCCAGAGCCAGGAATGCCTCACCTCAAATAGTTCAAAAGCTGGACCTCATCCTTGAAGAAGTCCTGCTGAACATCATGAACTACGCGTTCCCGGCCGACACTCCAGGCATCATAAAAGCCGGTTTGCGGGTTAACCCTCAGAATATGCTTGATATCCGGATTATTGATGAAGGCAGCTCTTTTGATCCTTCTGCCAAGCCGGATCCGGATACAACCCTTGCAGTTGAAGACCGGGAAATCGGCGGCCTGGGTATTTTCCTGGTGCGTCAGATGGCTGACAATATCAGTTACAAAAGAGAAAATGGTCAAAACATCCTGGATATCTGTTTCAGTTTGGAAACAAAGCAATGA
- a CDS encoding DUF6691 family protein: MKLIILGLITGIAFGFLLQKARVVRYDKQLGALRLMDMTIIKFMLSAVLVSMVGVYLLYDLGVVELSIKSTVLGANIVGGILFGVGWGMLGYCPGTSLGALGEGRLDAIWGILGMIFGAGFFAQLYPAMQNTVYQWGDFGKITLPEILGINHWFIIVAFIIGAIFLFRWFERKGL, from the coding sequence ATGAAATTGATTATTCTTGGACTTATTACAGGAATTGCATTTGGATTTCTGCTGCAAAAAGCCAGAGTGGTCAGATATGACAAGCAGCTTGGTGCTTTGAGGCTGATGGATATGACCATTATTAAATTTATGCTGTCGGCAGTTTTGGTCAGCATGGTCGGTGTTTACCTGCTTTACGATCTGGGAGTTGTTGAATTATCCATCAAGTCAACTGTGCTGGGAGCCAATATTGTCGGCGGTATTTTATTCGGTGTCGGATGGGGAATGCTTGGATATTGTCCTGGTACATCTCTCGGAGCACTGGGTGAAGGCCGGCTGGATGCAATCTGGGGTATTCTTGGTATGATTTTTGGTGCCGGCTTTTTTGCCCAGCTTTATCCAGCCATGCAGAATACTGTATATCAATGGGGTGATTTTGGAAAAATTACTCTGCCAGAGATTCTGGGCATTAATCACTGGTTTATTATTGTCGCATTTATTATTGGAGCAATCTTTCTGTTTCGCTGGTTTGAAAGGAAAGGGTTATAA